In Hymenobacter gelipurpurascens, one DNA window encodes the following:
- a CDS encoding Y-family DNA polymerase, translating into MYALVDCNNFYVSCERVFQPRLLGMPVVVLSNNDGCLISRSDEAKALGLKMGEPYFKVKPLLEQHGVQVFSSNYALYGDLSRRVMRVLAQFAPEVEVYSIDESFLNLHELRYCNQTAAEIGADIREAVKLQVGIPVCVGMAATKTLAKLANRLARKTTCGVVVLDSAEDVHAALQATAVQDIWGIGRRLAPKLQAAGVQTAAELVAMPESWVRRHLGGVVGQRLWRELRGEACLTWHPTDEEDGGIAPRRHSVACTRSFGRPQQDATVLSEAVATFITRAAEKLRRQQLSAHLLTVLLGTDRFAPTAGASTHTAVLHLPSATHDTGELLRVALRGLRQLLRPGQAYVRAGVVLSGLEPAGHPQLDLFGATDPARLQRQEQLMQALDCVNRRFGRGMVRYAATGQRSAPWAGRSAFRSPAFTTCWDDLWQVKC; encoded by the coding sequence ATGTACGCGCTAGTTGATTGCAACAATTTCTACGTGAGCTGCGAGCGGGTTTTTCAGCCCCGGCTGCTGGGAATGCCCGTAGTGGTGCTCAGCAACAACGACGGCTGCCTGATTTCGCGCTCCGATGAAGCCAAAGCTCTCGGCCTGAAAATGGGGGAGCCCTACTTCAAGGTGAAGCCGCTGCTGGAGCAACACGGGGTACAAGTGTTCTCCTCCAACTATGCCTTGTATGGTGATTTGAGCCGGCGCGTGATGCGGGTACTGGCGCAATTTGCCCCCGAAGTAGAGGTATATTCCATAGATGAGTCGTTTCTGAACCTGCACGAGTTGCGCTACTGCAACCAGACCGCCGCCGAGATAGGCGCCGATATTCGCGAGGCGGTAAAACTCCAGGTGGGGATTCCGGTATGCGTGGGAATGGCGGCTACTAAAACGCTGGCCAAGCTAGCCAACCGGCTCGCCCGCAAAACCACCTGCGGTGTGGTCGTGCTTGATTCCGCAGAGGACGTACACGCCGCGCTGCAAGCCACGGCCGTGCAGGATATCTGGGGCATTGGTCGGCGGTTGGCGCCCAAACTGCAGGCGGCGGGCGTACAGACTGCGGCCGAGCTAGTGGCCATGCCCGAAAGCTGGGTGCGTCGGCATTTGGGGGGCGTGGTAGGCCAGCGACTGTGGCGCGAGCTGCGCGGCGAAGCCTGCCTGACCTGGCACCCCACCGACGAGGAAGATGGGGGCATTGCTCCGCGCCGGCACAGCGTAGCCTGTACCCGCTCCTTCGGCCGACCGCAACAAGATGCTACTGTCCTCAGCGAAGCAGTGGCCACTTTCATTACGCGAGCCGCCGAGAAGCTGCGCCGCCAGCAGCTCAGTGCCCACCTGCTTACGGTGCTGCTCGGCACCGACCGTTTTGCGCCTACTGCCGGAGCCTCCACCCATACCGCCGTGCTGCATCTGCCCTCCGCCACCCACGATACCGGCGAGCTGCTGCGGGTGGCCTTACGTGGCCTACGCCAGCTGCTGCGCCCAGGGCAGGCCTACGTGCGGGCCGGCGTGGTACTGAGTGGCCTAGAGCCCGCCGGACACCCCCAATTAGACCTGTTCGGCGCTACTGACCCGGCCCGCCTACAGCGACAAGAGCAACTGATGCAGGCATTGGATTGCGTGAACCGGCGTTTCGGGCGCGGCATGGTGCGCTACGCGGCCACTGGTCAGCGTAGTGCACCATGGGCTGGGCGCAGTGCCTTTCGTTCTCCGGCCTTTACTACGTGTTGGGATGATTTGTGGCAAGTGAAGTGCTGA
- a CDS encoding AAA family ATPase, protein MTHAFVFGKFLPFHRGHQKLIDFARQHCDLLTVLVCASDQEPVAGTVRAQWIRAENEKAGSHVQVQVYAYNEAELPNTSETSAAVARVWAEVFHKLLPSVSLVVTSEPYGALVAQYMGIQYLDFDVERAQVPVSASAIRADLRGNWEFLPAGVQAYYRRTVAILGTESTGKTTLTQQLADHFGASCVLETARELIADSSDFSTEDLYAVAAEHAQRIKLLRPVAGPLLLLDTDVHITQSYARFTGNGWLELPPELYALNRADLYLYLLPDVPFVQDGTRLSAPDRQRLDEAHRQTLAHFGTEYQIISGTWAERFSRATQLLEELLHSAATA, encoded by the coding sequence ATGACGCATGCGTTTGTTTTCGGTAAGTTTCTGCCCTTTCATCGCGGCCATCAGAAGCTCATCGACTTTGCGCGCCAGCACTGCGACCTACTGACGGTACTGGTGTGCGCCAGCGACCAGGAACCAGTGGCGGGCACGGTACGTGCGCAATGGATTAGGGCCGAAAATGAGAAAGCCGGGAGCCACGTGCAAGTGCAGGTATATGCCTACAACGAAGCAGAACTACCGAACACCTCCGAAACTTCGGCGGCGGTGGCACGGGTCTGGGCCGAGGTTTTTCACAAGCTACTGCCATCTGTTTCCTTGGTCGTAACCTCGGAGCCGTACGGAGCTTTAGTAGCGCAGTATATGGGCATTCAGTATCTAGACTTCGACGTCGAGCGAGCACAGGTGCCGGTGTCGGCATCGGCCATCCGGGCCGATCTGCGCGGTAACTGGGAGTTCTTGCCTGCCGGTGTGCAAGCGTACTACCGGCGCACAGTAGCCATCCTGGGTACTGAGTCAACGGGTAAAACAACGCTTACCCAGCAGCTGGCGGATCATTTTGGTGCCTCGTGCGTGCTTGAAACGGCTCGGGAATTGATTGCAGACTCGTCGGATTTCAGTACCGAAGATCTGTATGCTGTAGCCGCCGAGCATGCCCAACGGATTAAGCTTCTGCGGCCGGTAGCTGGCCCGCTGCTACTACTCGATACGGATGTGCACATCACCCAATCCTACGCCCGCTTTACCGGCAATGGGTGGCTGGAGCTGCCCCCCGAACTTTACGCCCTCAACCGTGCCGACTTATACCTGTACCTACTGCCCGATGTGCCCTTCGTGCAGGACGGCACCCGTCTAAGCGCCCCCGACCGCCAACGCCTAGATGAAGCGCATCGGCAAACGCTGGCGCACTTCGGCACCGAGTACCAGATAATAAGTGGGACCTGGGCCGAGCGGTTTTCGCGAGCCACGCAGCTACTAGAAGAATTGCTGCATTCGGCCGCTACAGCGTAG
- a CDS encoding aconitate hydratase, producing the protein MAFDLEMIKAVYDGMGSRIEAARTAVGRPLTLTEKILYAHLYGGTVSQAYERGVSYVDFAPDRVAMQDATAQMALLQFMQAGKPKVAVPSTVHCDHLIQAKEGADEDLAIANTENKEVYDFLASVSNKYGIGFWKPGAGIIHQVVLENYAFPGGMMIGTDSHTPNAGGLGMIAIGVGGADAVDVMAGMAWELKFPKVIGVKLTGKMSGWTSAKDVILKVAGILTVKGGTGAIVEYFGEGANSLSATGKGTICNMGAEIGATTSVFSYDEKMGDYLRGTERAEIADAAAAVAHHLRADDEVYANPENFYDQLIEINLDELEPYVNGPFTPDAAWPISQFAAAVKEHGWPEKLEVGLIGSCTNSSYEDITRAASIAEQAVSKGLTVNAEFTVTPGSELVRYTVERDGLLDTFAQMGGVVLANACGPCIGQWARHTDDPKRRNSIITSFNRNFAKRNDGNPNTHAFVASPEIVTAFAIAGDLTFNPLVDTLTTKDGQQVRFDEPRGLEMPPQGYAVEDAGYQAPAADSSGVQVIVDSGSDRLQLLDPFKPWEGTDLKGLRLLIKAQGKCTTDHISMAGPWLKYRGHLDNISNNMLIGATNAFNGEANSVKDGLTQGTPYSAVPQVARNYKAQGIGSIVVGDENYGEGSSREHAAMEPRHLGVRAILVKSFARIHETNLKKQGMLALTFANKADYDLIEEDDTIDILGLTSFAPGQPLQVRLHHSDGDTDLITVNHTYNEGQIEWFKAGSALNLIRLQESGSAQLSQK; encoded by the coding sequence ATGGCGTTTGACTTAGAAATGATCAAGGCCGTGTACGATGGCATGGGCTCCCGCATTGAAGCCGCCCGTACCGCCGTTGGCCGCCCGCTTACCCTGACTGAAAAAATCCTGTACGCTCACCTGTACGGCGGCACTGTTTCGCAGGCGTATGAGCGGGGCGTTTCCTACGTCGACTTCGCTCCGGACCGCGTAGCCATGCAGGACGCCACGGCCCAGATGGCGCTGTTGCAGTTCATGCAGGCTGGTAAACCTAAAGTGGCTGTGCCCAGCACCGTTCACTGCGACCACCTGATTCAGGCTAAAGAAGGAGCCGATGAGGATTTGGCCATTGCCAACACCGAAAACAAGGAAGTGTACGACTTCCTGGCCTCGGTTTCCAATAAATATGGCATCGGCTTCTGGAAGCCGGGCGCTGGCATCATTCACCAGGTAGTACTCGAGAACTACGCCTTCCCCGGCGGCATGATGATCGGTACTGACTCGCACACTCCCAACGCAGGTGGCCTAGGCATGATTGCGATTGGCGTAGGTGGTGCTGATGCCGTAGACGTAATGGCTGGCATGGCTTGGGAGCTGAAGTTCCCGAAAGTAATCGGCGTGAAGCTGACCGGCAAAATGAGCGGTTGGACATCGGCCAAAGACGTAATCCTGAAAGTTGCCGGTATCCTGACCGTAAAAGGCGGTACCGGTGCTATTGTTGAATACTTCGGCGAAGGTGCTAACAGCCTATCTGCTACCGGCAAAGGCACCATTTGCAACATGGGTGCTGAAATCGGGGCTACCACGTCGGTGTTCAGCTACGATGAGAAGATGGGCGACTATCTGCGTGGCACCGAGCGCGCCGAAATTGCCGATGCTGCTGCCGCTGTTGCGCACCACCTGCGCGCCGACGACGAAGTGTACGCTAACCCCGAAAACTTCTACGATCAGCTGATCGAAATCAACCTCGACGAGTTGGAGCCTTACGTGAACGGTCCGTTCACGCCGGACGCAGCTTGGCCGATTTCGCAGTTTGCGGCGGCTGTAAAAGAGCATGGCTGGCCTGAGAAGCTGGAAGTAGGCCTCATCGGTTCCTGCACCAACTCTTCCTACGAAGACATCACCCGTGCGGCTTCCATCGCCGAGCAGGCGGTATCCAAAGGCCTGACCGTAAATGCCGAGTTCACCGTAACTCCCGGCTCGGAGCTGGTGCGCTACACCGTGGAGCGTGATGGTCTGCTGGATACCTTCGCTCAGATGGGTGGCGTAGTGCTGGCTAACGCCTGCGGTCCGTGCATCGGCCAGTGGGCCCGCCACACCGACGACCCCAAGCGTCGTAACTCCATCATCACCTCGTTCAACCGGAACTTCGCCAAGCGCAACGACGGCAACCCGAACACGCACGCATTCGTGGCCTCGCCCGAAATCGTGACGGCTTTCGCCATTGCCGGCGACCTGACCTTCAACCCGCTGGTTGACACGCTGACCACCAAAGACGGTCAGCAGGTGCGCTTCGACGAGCCCCGTGGCCTAGAAATGCCGCCCCAGGGTTACGCTGTAGAAGATGCCGGCTACCAGGCCCCAGCTGCCGACAGCTCGGGGGTACAGGTAATCGTAGATTCTGGCTCTGACCGTCTGCAGCTGCTCGACCCGTTCAAGCCATGGGAAGGCACCGACCTGAAAGGGTTGCGTCTGCTTATCAAGGCTCAGGGCAAGTGCACCACCGACCACATCTCGATGGCCGGCCCATGGTTGAAGTACCGTGGCCACCTGGACAACATCTCCAACAACATGCTGATCGGAGCTACCAACGCCTTCAACGGCGAAGCTAACTCTGTGAAAGACGGCCTGACCCAGGGCACGCCTTACTCGGCCGTTCCGCAGGTTGCGCGTAACTACAAAGCACAGGGCATTGGCTCTATTGTAGTAGGTGACGAGAACTACGGGGAAGGTTCGTCGCGGGAGCACGCCGCCATGGAGCCCCGCCACCTAGGCGTGCGCGCCATTTTGGTGAAGAGCTTCGCTCGTATCCACGAAACCAACCTGAAGAAGCAGGGCATGCTGGCCCTGACCTTCGCCAACAAGGCCGACTACGACCTGATTGAGGAGGACGACACCATCGACATCCTCGGCCTCACCTCGTTCGCGCCAGGTCAGCCGCTGCAGGTTCGTCTGCACCATTCCGATGGTGACACCGACCTCATCACGGTAAACCACACTTACAACGAAGGTCAGATTGAGTGGTTCAAAGCCGGCTCGGCCCTGAACCTGATCCGTCTGCAGGAGTCGGGCAGCGCCCAACTGTCGCAGAAATAA
- the aspA gene encoding aspartate ammonia-lyase, whose translation MQTTRLEHDFLGERAIPEDAYYGIQTLRALENFDITGIPLKSEPLFVQALAYVKKAAALANRDLGVLDATIAEFIAKACDRVIGGELDNQFLTDMIQGGAGTSVNMNANEVIANVALELMGHQKGQYEFCHPNNHVNCSQSTNDAYPTAFRIALNNKLVSYRHALEVLADAFAEKGEEFRNVLKMGRTQLQDAVPMSMGDEFKAFATNLREELLRIDDSRQLIREINMGATAIGTRVNAPNGYAELITQYLRELTGLDLILAGDLIEATYDTGAYVQLSGVLKRTAVKLSKICNDLRLLSSGPRAGFNEINLPALQPGSSIMPGKVNPVVPEVVNQTAFYVIGADLTVTMAAEAGQLQLNVMEPVISFALFTSISYMTRACHTLRDKCVVGITANAQHAQQLVYNSVGIVTQLNPVLGYEASAEIAKEALRTGKSVHDVAVTERQLLTQEKWDEIFTFENLIRPHFIQ comes from the coding sequence ATGCAAACTACCCGGCTTGAACATGATTTCTTAGGCGAACGAGCTATTCCCGAAGACGCGTATTATGGCATTCAGACCCTTCGGGCCCTCGAAAACTTCGATATCACGGGGATTCCGCTGAAGTCGGAGCCGCTGTTTGTGCAGGCCCTGGCCTACGTGAAGAAAGCCGCCGCTTTGGCTAACCGCGATTTGGGCGTGCTGGATGCTACCATTGCCGAGTTCATTGCCAAAGCCTGCGACCGGGTGATAGGTGGCGAGCTGGATAATCAGTTTCTGACCGATATGATTCAGGGGGGCGCGGGCACCTCGGTAAACATGAACGCCAACGAGGTTATTGCCAACGTGGCGCTGGAGCTGATGGGCCACCAGAAGGGTCAGTATGAGTTTTGCCACCCCAATAACCACGTCAACTGCTCCCAATCCACCAACGACGCTTACCCCACGGCTTTCCGTATTGCGCTCAACAACAAGCTGGTGAGCTACCGCCATGCCCTGGAAGTATTGGCTGATGCCTTCGCGGAGAAGGGTGAGGAGTTCCGAAACGTCCTGAAAATGGGCCGCACCCAGCTCCAGGATGCCGTGCCCATGAGCATGGGCGACGAGTTCAAGGCCTTTGCCACCAACCTGCGCGAGGAGCTGCTGCGCATCGACGACAGCCGCCAGCTGATCCGGGAAATCAACATGGGCGCCACCGCCATTGGTACCCGCGTGAATGCGCCTAATGGCTACGCCGAGCTGATAACGCAGTATCTGCGCGAGCTGACTGGCCTAGACCTCATCTTGGCCGGCGACCTGATTGAGGCCACCTACGATACCGGCGCCTACGTGCAGCTCTCCGGGGTGCTGAAGCGCACGGCCGTAAAACTCTCCAAGATCTGTAATGATTTGCGCCTGCTTTCTTCGGGGCCTCGCGCGGGCTTCAACGAAATCAACCTGCCGGCGCTGCAGCCCGGTTCCAGCATTATGCCGGGCAAGGTGAACCCGGTGGTGCCGGAAGTCGTCAACCAAACCGCCTTCTATGTAATCGGGGCCGACTTAACCGTAACCATGGCCGCCGAAGCCGGACAGCTGCAGCTGAACGTGATGGAGCCGGTGATTTCCTTCGCCCTGTTCACGTCCATCTCCTACATGACCCGCGCCTGCCACACCCTCCGCGACAAGTGCGTGGTCGGCATCACGGCCAACGCTCAGCACGCCCAACAACTCGTGTATAACAGCGTAGGCATCGTGACGCAGTTGAACCCGGTACTGGGCTACGAGGCCTCAGCCGAAATTGCCAAAGAAGCCCTGCGCACCGGCAAATCGGTACATGATGTAGCCGTGACGGAACGCCAGCTGCTGACCCAGGAGAAGTGGGACGAGATTTTCACGTTTGAAAACCTGATCCGGCCGCACTTCATCCAGTAA
- a CDS encoding peroxiredoxin family protein, with product MPVAFSFRKAIAGAGLALAAVACQSNSTTSENQAADASGAAASPLSAGTWRGVLSTQGQEIPFLFDVATDGGKPTVTLRNGEERLKLDEISTAGDSTTIRLGVFDAALVVRPNGTDKLKGAWVKYDGKEPYRVAFSASKASASQDLFTGGTKKAEVYGDLKQGATFRTEFKDDEGETYPAVGIIQQDSTGGSGITGTFLTTTGDYRYLAGNLVTKADGEHVLLSTFDGSHGFLFDGKLDKPGNINSIKGDFYSGKSGHETWTATLDSNAKLPDANALTGMKPGQKKLDFKFPNIFEGGSISPTDPKYAGKVVVLQILGSWCPNCMDETNFLAPWYEKNKQRGVEIIGLGYERTADQKLASQKLLKMKQRMNIGYDIAVAGQASAAEASKSLPQLAKVLAFPTTIFLDKKGEVRKIHTGFSGPGTGKYYQQEIAEFNKTIDQLLAE from the coding sequence ATGCCCGTAGCCTTCTCATTTCGCAAGGCCATAGCCGGGGCCGGACTCGCGCTGGCCGCGGTGGCCTGTCAGTCCAATTCGACGACCTCTGAAAACCAAGCCGCCGATGCTTCCGGCGCGGCTGCTTCTCCGCTTAGCGCTGGCACTTGGCGCGGCGTACTTTCTACCCAAGGCCAGGAAATCCCGTTTCTTTTTGATGTAGCCACCGACGGCGGCAAGCCCACCGTGACGCTGCGCAACGGCGAGGAGCGCCTGAAGCTCGACGAAATCAGCACGGCCGGCGACTCTACGACGATTCGTTTGGGTGTATTTGATGCCGCGCTGGTAGTACGCCCCAATGGTACCGACAAGCTCAAAGGCGCGTGGGTGAAGTACGATGGCAAAGAGCCGTACCGGGTGGCTTTCTCAGCCAGTAAAGCTTCTGCTTCGCAGGATTTATTCACTGGTGGCACCAAAAAGGCCGAAGTCTACGGTGACTTAAAGCAGGGCGCGACTTTCCGCACGGAATTCAAGGACGACGAAGGCGAAACTTACCCAGCTGTTGGAATCATCCAGCAAGACTCTACCGGCGGCTCCGGCATTACGGGTACGTTCCTGACTACTACCGGCGACTACCGCTACTTGGCAGGCAACCTGGTAACGAAAGCCGATGGGGAGCACGTGCTGCTTTCTACGTTTGACGGCAGCCACGGCTTCTTGTTCGATGGCAAACTCGATAAACCCGGCAACATCAACAGCATCAAAGGCGACTTCTACAGCGGTAAATCGGGCCACGAAACCTGGACGGCCACGCTCGACTCCAACGCCAAGCTGCCCGATGCCAACGCCCTGACAGGTATGAAACCTGGCCAGAAAAAGCTCGACTTCAAGTTCCCGAACATCTTCGAGGGCGGCAGCATCTCCCCCACCGACCCCAAGTACGCGGGCAAAGTAGTGGTGCTGCAAATCCTGGGCTCGTGGTGCCCCAACTGCATGGACGAAACCAACTTCCTGGCGCCCTGGTACGAGAAGAACAAGCAGCGCGGCGTAGAAATTATAGGCCTAGGCTACGAGCGCACCGCCGACCAGAAGCTGGCCTCGCAGAAACTCCTCAAAATGAAGCAGCGCATGAATATCGGCTACGACATAGCTGTGGCCGGTCAAGCTTCAGCAGCCGAAGCAAGCAAGTCATTGCCGCAACTGGCGAAGGTGCTGGCTTTCCCCACCACCATCTTCCTGGACAAGAAAGGCGAAGTACGCAAGATCCACACGGGCTTCTCGGGTCCCGGCACTGGCAAATATTACCAGCAGGAAATCGCGGAATTCAATAAAACGATTGACCAATTGCTGGCAGAGTAG
- a CDS encoding LexA family protein, with protein MSTILAYTVPAIHLLPMELPLYGCPVPAGFPSPADDHQEEPLDLTRHLFRNPASTFLARVAGDSMTGIGIHPGDLIAVDRALWATDGSIVVAVVEGEHTLKRLRQQGKRRWLEAENKNYAPLEVPAETAFEVWGVVTHVIHALEGRMAAQSLGEWHRQKRA; from the coding sequence ATGAGTACCATTCTGGCTTATACCGTGCCGGCCATTCACTTGCTGCCGATGGAGCTCCCGCTCTACGGGTGCCCGGTGCCCGCTGGCTTTCCCTCACCTGCCGACGACCACCAGGAGGAACCGCTGGACCTGACGCGGCATTTGTTTCGCAACCCGGCCTCTACCTTTCTGGCCCGCGTAGCCGGCGACTCCATGACGGGTATCGGCATTCATCCCGGCGACCTGATTGCCGTTGACCGCGCCTTGTGGGCCACTGATGGCAGTATTGTAGTAGCCGTGGTAGAGGGCGAGCACACACTCAAACGGCTGCGGCAACAAGGCAAGCGCCGCTGGCTGGAAGCTGAAAACAAGAACTATGCCCCATTGGAAGTACCCGCCGAAACCGCTTTTGAGGTGTGGGGCGTAGTGACCCACGTGATTCATGCGCTGGAAGGCCGAATGGCGGCGCAATCTTTAGGCGAGTGGCATCGCCAGAAGCGGGCTTGA
- a CDS encoding DMT family transporter — MSSTKQAVSVVGFLITLLGAVLFSTKAIIVKLAFGHTHTDAVTLLALRMVFSLPFYLAAAFLVSTQKDNVRMTGREWLLVCGIGLLGYYVSSLFDFIGLQYISAGLERLILFLYPSFAVFINAYFFKQRISKIQQIALLLTYAGIALAYFGELSIDSQNPNFYVGSGLVFMCAVTYSIYIVGSGRVIPRVGANKFTAYAMLAATFGVFGHFLLTHNIQQVELGQDMWMYGLLLAILATVLPSFLISQGMKKIGSNNVAIISGIGPVSTILQAHYVLGEKIFTEQIVGTLLVVVGVLLIGWKRDKTTAAAVEQASEAAEIRRL, encoded by the coding sequence ATGTCCTCTACCAAACAAGCCGTTTCCGTTGTCGGCTTCCTGATTACGCTACTAGGGGCGGTGCTCTTTTCAACCAAGGCCATCATCGTGAAGCTGGCTTTCGGGCACACGCATACCGATGCCGTGACGCTGCTGGCGCTTCGGATGGTGTTTTCGCTTCCGTTTTATCTGGCGGCGGCATTCCTGGTAAGCACCCAGAAAGACAACGTGCGGATGACAGGCCGGGAGTGGCTGCTGGTATGCGGCATAGGCCTACTTGGATACTACGTGAGCAGTCTTTTTGATTTTATAGGCCTACAGTACATATCAGCAGGACTGGAACGGCTGATCCTGTTTCTGTACCCGAGCTTTGCCGTGTTCATCAACGCATACTTCTTCAAGCAGCGCATTTCCAAAATCCAGCAAATAGCCCTGCTGCTCACCTACGCGGGTATCGCCTTGGCGTACTTTGGGGAACTGTCCATTGACTCGCAGAACCCGAATTTCTATGTGGGAAGTGGCCTAGTGTTCATGTGCGCTGTTACGTACTCCATCTACATTGTGGGGAGCGGGCGGGTTATTCCGCGCGTCGGGGCCAACAAATTCACCGCGTACGCCATGCTGGCAGCCACTTTCGGGGTGTTCGGGCATTTCCTGCTGACGCATAATATCCAGCAAGTGGAGCTAGGCCAGGATATGTGGATGTATGGTTTGCTGTTGGCCATTCTGGCTACCGTACTTCCTTCTTTCCTGATATCGCAAGGCATGAAGAAAATCGGCTCCAACAATGTGGCCATCATCAGTGGCATCGGGCCGGTTTCCACCATTCTGCAGGCGCATTACGTGCTAGGCGAGAAGATATTCACGGAGCAAATAGTGGGTACTTTGCTGGTAGTGGTAGGTGTGTTGCTGATTGGGTGGAAGCGAGATAAAACAACAGCTGCTGCAGTTGAGCAAGCCTCAGAGGCAGCTGAAATTAGGCGACTATAG
- a CDS encoding TonB-dependent receptor, translating into MLTTRPFEKLMKYLLLVLPGLASVAAHAQTIPTDSTRALPGVLITYQAKKLTPVTFQNLKGSFLKALSVGQEPSFLLTELTPGVTAYSDAGSTQGYAYFRLRGIDQTRINTTLDGVPLNEPEDQGAYFSNYPDLFNSLSSVQIQRGVGTTQNGVASYGGSIQLFSSSLLDSARTTLGGGYGSFGSYRVYGECASGLQGRAALYVRASQLHSDGYKDHSANTSRSVYLSSGLFYDKTSWKLSVLAGQQRNQLAWLGVPDSVLRQNRRANANGRENDNFQQALVQLQNQWQPTPTAEVTTSVYATGLQGGYDFDLNTFLGLPATTELYRYNFRSGGLGGFSSYTRRSRRFTWTSGLHVSTYQRHHIGSEQTAGELYRNTGYKREGSLFSKLESRLGQFTAFADLQGRATTFRYAGSVALQPLTWRFLNPKAGLSFAATDRTTLYYSLGRTGREPTRNDLFGGNDDLLADTDGQALVSNTRAEYVTDHEVGVRRQMPGLQLELNAYYMAFQNEIVLNGNLGPNGLALTDNVARSYRSGLEAVLNWQPTRQLAFRTNAALNRSRIREQAESFQPILTPGLLFNQEAVFQRGRWLVGATGHYQSRSYLNFANSAAISGYALLNARVQYTWRGWQLTVFGNNLTNTRYFNNGYVEADGTQKYFVPAPANFYVNVKFQL; encoded by the coding sequence ATGCTAACTACCCGGCCTTTCGAGAAGCTGATGAAGTATTTGCTACTGGTGCTGCCAGGTTTGGCGTCCGTTGCCGCTCACGCCCAGACTATTCCCACTGATTCTACCCGGGCGCTGCCGGGAGTGCTGATAACCTACCAGGCCAAGAAGCTGACGCCGGTAACGTTTCAGAACTTAAAAGGCTCATTCCTAAAGGCTCTAAGCGTCGGACAGGAACCATCGTTTTTACTAACCGAGCTAACCCCAGGTGTTACCGCTTACTCTGACGCGGGTAGCACGCAAGGCTACGCCTACTTCCGTCTGCGCGGCATCGACCAAACGCGCATCAATACCACGCTCGACGGTGTACCCCTGAACGAACCGGAAGACCAAGGGGCTTACTTCTCCAACTATCCTGACTTGTTCAACTCGCTGAGCAGTGTGCAAATACAGCGAGGAGTGGGCACTACCCAAAACGGCGTGGCCAGCTACGGCGGCAGCATTCAGCTGTTCTCTAGCTCGTTGCTGGACTCAGCCCGGACTACTCTGGGTGGCGGCTACGGGTCGTTTGGGAGTTACCGGGTGTATGGCGAGTGCGCGAGTGGCCTACAGGGCCGGGCGGCGCTCTACGTGCGGGCTTCGCAGCTGCATTCTGATGGGTACAAAGACCACTCGGCCAATACGTCGCGCTCTGTTTACCTGAGCAGTGGGCTGTTTTACGACAAAACCAGCTGGAAACTGAGTGTGTTGGCGGGGCAGCAGCGCAACCAGCTGGCGTGGCTGGGAGTGCCTGATTCGGTGCTGCGCCAAAATCGGCGGGCTAATGCCAACGGCCGGGAAAACGATAATTTTCAGCAGGCCCTGGTTCAGCTCCAGAACCAGTGGCAGCCCACGCCAACGGCAGAGGTAACTACCAGCGTGTATGCTACCGGCTTGCAGGGCGGCTACGATTTTGATCTGAATACTTTTCTGGGGCTGCCCGCCACTACTGAGCTGTATCGGTACAACTTTCGGTCGGGTGGCCTAGGAGGCTTCAGTTCCTACACGCGCCGCTCGCGCCGTTTTACCTGGACTAGTGGCCTACATGTCAGCACGTACCAGCGCCATCACATTGGGAGTGAGCAGACGGCCGGCGAGTTGTACCGTAATACCGGCTACAAGCGGGAGGGCAGCCTATTCAGTAAGCTTGAATCCCGCCTTGGCCAGTTCACGGCTTTCGCCGACTTACAAGGTCGGGCTACCACATTTCGCTATGCAGGTAGCGTAGCGCTTCAGCCCTTGACGTGGCGCTTTCTCAACCCCAAAGCCGGCCTCAGCTTCGCCGCAACTGACCGTACTACGCTCTACTATAGCCTCGGCCGAACAGGCCGGGAGCCTACCCGCAACGACTTGTTTGGGGGCAATGATGACTTGCTGGCTGATACCGACGGGCAAGCTCTCGTGAGCAACACCCGCGCCGAGTACGTAACCGACCACGAGGTAGGGGTACGCCGTCAGATGCCCGGCCTTCAGCTGGAGCTAAACGCGTATTACATGGCTTTTCAGAATGAGATTGTACTGAACGGCAACCTAGGTCCCAATGGGCTCGCCCTCACCGATAATGTGGCCCGCAGCTACCGAAGTGGCCTAGAGGCAGTGCTAAACTGGCAACCCACCCGGCAGCTTGCCTTCCGCACGAATGCCGCCCTTAACCGGAGCCGTATCCGGGAGCAGGCGGAATCGTTCCAGCCCATTCTCACCCCTGGGCTGCTATTCAACCAGGAAGCGGTATTCCAGCGCGGCCGTTGGCTGGTGGGCGCAACGGGCCATTACCAAAGCCGGTCATACCTCAATTTTGCCAACTCGGCGGCTATTAGTGGCTACGCCCTTCTCAACGCGCGGGTGCAGTATACTTGGCGCGGCTGGCAGCTGACCGTGTTTGGCAACAACCTTACGAACACCCGCTATTTCAACAACGGGTACGTGGAGGCCGATGGCACCCAGAAGTATTTTGTGCCGGCGCCGGCCAACTTCTACGTGAACGTAAAATTTCAACTCTGA